One region of Drosophila teissieri strain GT53w chromosome 2L, Prin_Dtei_1.1, whole genome shotgun sequence genomic DNA includes:
- the LOC122626079 gene encoding facilitated trehalose transporter Tret1, translated as MAKFFENSLLQHKTRYQLLATVIVNIITFGHGVGVGWLSPTLTKIQTPDSPLNFEVNLAQISWLGSMLGLGSLCGNLTIALLIERAGRKFCLYLMAGPYACIWILIYCASNVYYLYAARFLCGFTGGAGYLVVPIFISEVADSNIRGALTSMVMLSVDLGILAGYILSTYLAYHVVPFLAIILPVAYFMANIMLPETAPYLLRKSQLAAAENSFRYYRNQRSAVCEQTSKVKFEELRTAVLSQQTRNASPLSYKDLTTKPALKGFAASIVLSLGYQFSGVFSFINYMSDIFRASGSIVDVNTATIIIGLVQIVGVYTSTILVDIVGRRVLMLISTLGVGIGCIAFGCFTYCADIYDLSEFNWLPLVLMVVICYVANIGLIGIFFLVLVELFPVKIRSLATSLSVIFLSLLVFGTLKLFPLMLHYWGISFTMWFSAASALLTFFYFWLFLQETKGKSMIED; from the exons ATGGCCAAGTTTTTCGAGAACTCCCTGCTGCAGCACAAAACCCGCTATCAGCTTTTGGCCACGGTAATTG TAAACATTATCACGTTCGGACAtggagtgggtgtgggttGGCTCTCGCCGACACTGACCAAAATCCAGACGCCCGATTCGCCGCTGAACTTTGAAGTGAATCTCGCCCAGATTTCCTGGCTGGGATCGATGCTGGGACTGGGCAGCCTGTGCGGCAACCTAACCATAGCACTGCTGATTGAGAGGGCGGGCAGGAAGTTCTGCCTCTACCTCATGGCCGGACCCTATGCG TGTATCTGGATCTTGATCTACTGCGCCTCCAATGTGTACTACTTGTACGCAGCCAGGTTTTTGTGCGGATTTACTGGCGGAGCAGGATATTTGGTGGTTCCGATTTTCATTAGCGAAGTGGCCGATAGCAA CATTCGAGGGGCTCTGACTTCGATGGTGATGCTGTCGGTCGATTTGGGAATACTGGCTGGCTACATACTGAGCACTTATCTGGCCTACCATGTCGTACCCTTCTTGGCCATTATCTTGCCCGTAGCCTACTTTATGGCCAATATAATGTTGCCCGAAACAGCCCCGTATCTGCTAAGGAAAAGCCAGCTGGCTGCAGCAGAGAACTCGTTCAGATACTATAGGAACCAGCGCAGTGCAGTTTGCGAGCAAACATCCAAGGTCAAGTTCGAGGAGCTACGCACAGCGGTTTTGTCCCAGCAGACGAGGAATGCCAGCCCGCTCAGTTACAAGGACCTCA CGACCAAGCCGGCTCTGAAGGGATTTGCCGCCTCCATTGTGCTCAGCTTGGGCTATCAGTTCAGTGGCGTTTTCAGCTTCATCAACTATATGTCCGACATTTTTAGGGCTTCCGGCTCCATTGTGGACGTTAATACGGCCACCATTATCATAGGATTAGTCCAGATCGTGGGCGTCTACACCTCGACCATACTGGTGGACATCGTGGGTAGGCGGGTTCTGATGTTGATCTCTACCTTGGGAGTGGGAATCGGTTGCATTGCCTTCGGCTGCTTTACCTACTGTGCCGACATCTATGATCTCAGCGAATTCAATTGGCTGCCTCTGGTGCTGATGGTTGTCATCTGTTACGTGGCCAATATTGGACTGATTGGCATCTTTTTCCTCGTGCTGGTGGAACTCTTCCCAGTAAAG ATTCGCTCCTTGGCCACCTCGCTGTCTGTGATTTTCTTGAGTTTGCTCGTCTTTGGTACCTTGAAGCTGTTTCCTTTGATGCTGCACTACTGGGGCATATCGTTTACCATGTGGTTCTCAGCTGCCTCTGCACTGCTGACGTTCTTTTACTTCTGGTTGTTTCTGCAGGAAACCAAGGGAAAGTCAATGATTGAAGATTAA
- the LOC122626706 gene encoding platelet-derived growth factor receptor beta, with amino-acid sequence MHPLTNIPNSIVLIFLLVLAHNTFGQVSRENVTSPTLISLVHSSQKEPEQMDSHRYATGLPEPVAMEPLTRMRLNQKSDGEITELSTNVTLYMEKIPRLQVRWQDNLPEGTSYNVLVSAVNNSRCPDAPCSEYGIKQRNVAPESHVVNLPVNPNMNVESVDCNYMFGCQYQVIVETSNAMVRRSARVYIPQCLEGKCSCQLAPTPPKVLAVAKMLSNETISINISILASELLRKEQDSHLHETLRTYKMQLKINEETNPSLPWGGVLKHLMTRVYKLSELNFRATPKGFEGVMKLGLGTQLKEKASLSLQAVIIDPSGCEGPRSVTKVPVPANPVLLTEGDSVSNSIVVMSAMLIAIIIAGLIMLLLRRRRARTTAKLRKQEQIYIQTFATSAIEMEDNVNYVDKYVEKSQVLGLADIFEVPHSAIQIGRMLGEGAFGQVHEATAINLRRMRGTSIVAVKQLKPNPKSDEVAEYLAEIEMLKGVGTHHNVVSFLGCCTIKPPYLMIMEYVNKGNLLSYLRTVRQEASKLRKRNANYTSCRPITNRTNSTSSPKAQSVNYIELKASSQTIEMPQEDSNGHVNGFRQPHPSFAETTYTIVEDEDAFEYILDNKELHNFALQIANGMRFLEEQEITHRDLAARNVLIDSNKTLKISDFGLSRHGIYTNTRTRKLPLRWLSIEAIRENVYSSKSDIWAYGVVLWEIGTLGASPYPTISNSELMPFLMAGNRLERPEICTPQVYTIMLQCWLEEPEERPTFDALYKVLSPKTTYVDINSLSDDYVFPPISENRE; translated from the exons ATGCATCCTTTGACCAACATTCCGAATAGTATTGTGCTGATTTTCCTGCTGGTACTAGCACACAATACCTTTGGCCAAGTTTCGAGGGAAAACGTCACCAGTCCCACACTGATATCACTGGTTCATAGCTCGCAAAAAGAGCCTGAGCAGATGGATTCGCACCGGTATGCTACCGGATTGCCGGAACCAGTTGCCATGGAGCCCTTGACCAGGATGCGACTGAAC caaaaatCCGATGGGGAAATCACCGAGCTGAGCACCAATGTGACGCTCTACATGGAGAAAATTCCACGCCTGCAGGTGCGGTGGCAGGATAATTTGCCAGAAG GCACTTCGTACAATGTCCTTGTAAGCGCGGTGAACAACAGTCGTTGTCCTGATGCGCCGTGCAGCGAGTACGGAATCAAGCAGAGGAATGTGGCGCCAGAATCCCACGTCGTTAACCTGCCCGTAAATCCCAACATGAACGTGGAGTCCGTGGACTGCAACTACATGTTTGGCTGCCAGTACCAGGTCATTGTGGAGACCTCCAACGCGATGGTCAGGCGATCTGCCCGCGTCTACATTCCAC AGTGCTTGGAGGGCAAATGCTCCTGCCAACTGGCGCCTACACCGCCAAAGGTCCTGGCCGTGGCCAAAATGCTCAGTAACGAGACCATCAGCATCAATATCTCAATCCTGGCCAGCGAGCTGTTGCGCAAGGAACAGGACTCGCATCTGCACGAGACATTGCGGACATATAAAATGCAGTTGAA AATCAATGAGGAGACAAACCCCTCGCTTCCCTGGGGCGGCGTATTGAAGCATCTGATGACCCGCGTTTACAAACTCAGCGAACTGAACTTCAGGGCAACTCCCAAGGGATTCGAGGGCGTCATGAAGCTGGGACTGGGCACGCAGCTCAAGGAGAAGGCTTCCCTCAGCCTGCAGGCCGTCATCATCGATCCCTCGGGCTGCGAGGGACCACGCAGTGTTACCAAGGTGCCAG TGCCTGCGAATCCCGTCCTGCTAACTGAGGGAGATAGTGTG AGCAACTCCATCGTTGTGATGAGCGCCATGCTGATTGCCATCATCATTGCTGGCCTGATTATGCTGCTCCTTCGCCGCCGAAGAGCCAGGACAACGGCCAAGCTGCGCAAGCAGGAGCAGATCTACATCCAGACCTTCGCCACCTCCGCCATCGA GATGGAGGACAATGTCAATTACGTGGACAAGTATGTGGAG AAGTCGCAGGTCCTGGGATTGGCGGACATATTCGAGGTTCCCCACTCGGCCATCCAGATTGGACGGATGTTGGGCGAGGGAGCCTTTGGCCAGGTGCACGAGGCCACTGCCATCAACTTGCGCCGGATGAGGGGCACCTCCATCGTGGCAGTGAAGCAACTGAAAC CCAATCCCAAGTCGGATGAAGTAGCCGAGTATCTGGCCGAGATCGAGATGCTCAAGGGCGTGGGCACCCACCACAATGTGGTCTCCTTTCTGGGCTGCTGCACCATTAAGCCGCCATACTTGATGATAATGGAATACGTAAACAAAGGAAACCTG CTTAGCTATTTGAGAACTGTGCGTCAGGAGGCTAGCAAACTGAGAAAGAGAAATGCCAATTACACATCCTGCAGACCGATTACGAACAGGACCAATAGCACTTCCTCCCCCAAAGCACAAAGCGTGAACTACATCGAATTGAAGGCTTCCAGCCAGACCATTGAAATGCCACAGGAAGACTCCAACGGACATGTGAATGGCTTCCGGCAGCCACATCCTTCCTTTGCCGAAA CCACTTACACCATTGTCGAGGACGAAGATGCATTCGAGTATATATTGGACAACAAGGAACTGCATAATTTCGCCCTGCAAATTGCCAACGGGATGCGTTTCCTGGAAGAGCAGGAAATAACGCACCG cgATTTGGCTGCACGCAACGTGCTTATTGACAGCAATAAGACCCTTAAAATTTCAGATTTCGGCCTATCCAGGCACGGAATTTACACGAACACAAGGACGCGAAAG CTCCCACTTCGCTGGCTGTCCATTGAGGCGATTCGAGAAAATGTCTATTCCAGCAAGAGCGATATCTGGGCCTATGGCGTGGTGCTCTGGGAGATCGGCACCTTGGGCGCCTCGCCATATCCGACGATCAGCAACAGCGAGCTGATGCCATTCCTGATGGCGGGCAACCGGCTGGAGCGACCGGAGATCTGCACCCCGCAGGTGTACACCATCATGCTGCAGTGCTGGCTGGAGGAGCCCGAGGAACGTCCCACCTTCGACGCCCTGTACAAGGTGCTCAGTCCCAAGACCACCTACGTGGACATCAACAGTCTGAGCGACGATTACGTCTTTCCGCCAATCAGCGAGAATAGGGAATAA
- the LOC122626710 gene encoding facilitated trehalose transporter Tret1 yields the protein MCLPKRVGGPAIQSVATALGNILCFNFGLMFGITPAHMTLYESEERTPLNQATDPAGTAWLTGYLFLSAAVGALVSGFLALKIGPKSVLLCSGLLQISAWACIHFGNDIVHIYASRLFAGVASGAAFVVLPIFINEIAESREKAARLTFTIELWRTLGILMGFVLGFYVPYAFVNIVGCAVSFVFSMTFPFVQESPHYYLRKNNMASLEKSLRWYRGIRDIDDREKPEYLSELDEFQAELRSRDKNVASTPMSHGYIIRLTFVSFLLTVCAKLSGVFVELNYAADFLGRTGYSTETNYVVLASAQCVGALLARLVGPRLPRKLLLCLSSLFAAAAVIALALFKAYGQLWLLGNWADRYLPIVLLAIQLALVSFGLYPLAAVVSSEVLPTKLHDLLYSLASAVSWLLLFGMIEAFNAVKATIAPGLVLYLWVFAGASIFVGLISLPLLPETRNRRPSAVQRELGYVDDGGVAKGSAVTNGHIATHI from the exons ATGTGCCTGCCGAAAAGAGTGGGTGGCCCGGCCATCCAGAGTGTTGCCACGGCTTTAG GCAACATTCTCTGCTTTAACTTTGGCCTCATGTTTGGCATCACTCCGGCGCACATGACGCTCTACGAATCGGAGGAGAGGACTCCTTTGAACCAGGCCACCGATCCGGCGGGAACTGCGTGGCTGACAGGATACCTCTTCCTCAGTGCCGCCGTTGGTGCCTTGGTCTCCGGATTCCTGGCCCTGAAAATCGGTCCCAAGTCCGTGCTTCTCTGCTCTGGGCTGCTCCAAATA TCTGCTTGGGCCTGCATCCATTTCGGCAACGACATAGTGCACATCTACGCCTCCCGCTTATTCGCGGGCGTGGCATCCGGCGCCGCATTTGTGGTGCTACCAATATTCATCAATGAGATTGCCGAGTCGCGTGAGAAGGCGGCCCGCCTCACTTTCACCATCGAGCTGTGGCGCACGCTGGGCATCTTGATGGGATTTGTCCTGGGCTTCTATGTGCCCTACGCCTTCGTGAACATCGTGGGCTGTGCGGTGTCCTTTGTGTTCAGCATGACGTTCCCCTTCGTGCAGGAGAGCCCCCACTACTATCTGCGCAAGAACAACATGGCCAGCTTGGAGAAGTCGCTGCGCTGGTATCGCGGCATCCGCGACATCGACGATCGCGAGAAGCCGGAGTACCTCAGCGAGCTGGACGAGTTCCAGGCGGAGCTGCGGAGCAGGGACAAGAACGTGGCCTCCACGCCCATGTCGCACGGCTACATCATCCGGCTGACATTCGTCAGCTTCCTGCTGACCGTGTGCGCCAAACTAAGTGGCGTGTTTGTGGAGCTGAACTACGCAGCCGACTTCCTCGGACGCACCGGCTATTCCACGGAAACCAATTACGTGGTTTTGGCCAGCGCCCAGTGCGTCGGAGCGCTGCTCGCACGGCTCGTTGGTCCGCGTTTGCCCCGAAAG ctcctgttGTGCCTCTCGTCGCTTTTTGCTGCCGCAGCAGTCATTGCATTGGCACTATTCAAGGCTTACGGACAACTTTGGTTGCTGGGCAACTGGGCGGATCGGTATTTGCCCATTGTTCTGCTGGCCATCCAGCTGGCTCTGGTCAGCTTTGGCCTTTATCCCCTGGCAGCTGTTGTTAGCAGCGAGGTTTTGCCCACTAAG CTCCACGATTTGCTGTACTCACTGGCATCTGCTGTTTCGTGGCTTCTGCTCTTCGGCATGATAGAG GCATTCAATGCGGTCAAGGCCACCATTGCCCCCGGGCTGGTCTTGTACCTGTGGGTCTTTGCCGGAGCCTCCATCTTCGTGGGCCTCATTTCGCTGCCACTCCTGCCGGAAACCCGCAACCGTCGTCCTTCGGCGGTGCAGCGGGAACTGGGCTATGTGGACGATGGCGGAGTGGCCAAGGGATCGGCGGTGACGAACGGACACATCGCCACCCACATCTGA
- the LOC122626709 gene encoding fidgetin-like protein 1 has product MSDEQNSWRTQLLLICQQTRSCSESTHFAVLKDHHAKLQTMESTEKAMKERLERCQQTIRRSRRTSPGITCTSMFEMPSDAVFEPTCRGIYESCLATEVASSDLQAQPLEASNTNPVKPPVKSTPDGRIIPESRIDSTKGTDELQNPTKNSPQSGFGFRTAREQLILDDLKKNNRQATREVDNVPSGMMNFKKKTLGGKRTVSSNFVSPVAHNENSNSSRCSSIPPALAHLDAKMVEQILGESMHDFKPVAWEDIAGLESAKSTFLEAIIMPLRRPDLFTGVRCPPRGVLLFGPPGTGKTLIAKSIASQAKAKFFSINPSSLTSKWVGEAEKLVKTLFAVAAAHQPAIIFIDEVDSLLSKRSGNENESTLRLKNEFLIHLDGAASNEEIRVLVIGATNRPQELDEAVRRRFVRRLYVPLPTMEARQKIIEKLIRQVKHSLDGMQIIELAELTDGYSGADVDTLCRYASMAPLRSLTPDQMEVIETHQLPAVTMADFKQALRVISKSVSAEDCKQFEAWNEIYGVRH; this is encoded by the exons ATGAGCGACGAACAGAACTCGTGGCGCACCCAACTGCTGCTGATATGCCAGCAAACCAG ATCCTGCAGCGAGTCCACCCACTTCGCTGTTCTGAAGGATCACCATGCCAAGCTGCAGACAATGGAAAGCACAGAGAAAGCGATGAAGGAGCGCTTAGAGCGCTGCCAGCAAACAATACGGAGGAGTCGCAGGACGAGTCCAGGGATTACCTGTACCTCAATGTTCGAGATGCCTTCTGATGCGGTTTTTGAGCCAACGTGCAGGGGCATCTACGAGAGTTGCCTGGCAACAGAGGTGGCCTCCAGTGATCTGCAGGCTCAGCCGTTGGAAGCTTCAAATACTAATCCGGTCAAACCGCCCGTTAAGAGTACTCCGGATGGACGGATAATCCCGGAGTCAAGGATTGATTCCACAAAAGGGACAGATGAGCTACAGAACCCGACAAAAAACTCACCCCAAAGCGGCTTTGGCTTTCGCACTGCCCGGGAGCAACTTATTTTGGACGATTTAAAG AAAAACAATCGTCAGGCAACAAGAGAAGTGGATAACGTGCCATCTGGCATGATGAATTTCAAGAAAAAAACGCTGGGTGGAAAGCGAACAGTCAGCTCTAACTTCGTATCGCCCGTGGCGCATAATGAGAATTCCAACAGCTC ACGGTGCAGCAGCATTCCGCCCGCATTGGCCCACTTGGATGCCAAGATGGTGGAGCAAATTCTCGGCGAAAGCATGCACGATTTCAAACCTGTCG CTTGGGAAGATATTGCCGGCCTGGAATCTGCGAAGTCCACATTCCTCGAAGCCATTATCATGCCACTACGGCGTCCTGACTTGTTCACCGGCGTGCGGTGTCCACCGCGAGGGGTTCTATTGTTCGGACCACCTGGCACTGGCAAGACACTCATTGCCAAGAGCATTGCTTCCCAGGCAAAGGCCAAGTTCTTCAGCATTAATCCGTCCAGTCTGACCTCAAAGTGGGTCGGCGAGGCCGAGAAGCTGGTGAAGACATTGTTTGCCGTGGCCGCTGCACATCAACCTGCT ATAATATTCATAGATGAGGTGGACTCCCTGCTGTCCAAACGTTCGGGGAACGAAAACGAGAGCACTCTACGCCTGAAGAACGAGTTTCTCATTCACTTGGACGGTGCCGCTAGTAATGAGGAAATCCGAGTGCTGGTAATAGGAGCCACCAACCGACCGCAGGAGCTGGATGAGGCGGTGCGGCGGCGATTTGTACGGCGTCTTTACGTTCCCTTGCCCACGATGGAGGCGCGCCAGAAGATCATAGAAAAGTTAATTCGGCAGGTGAAGCACAGTCTGGATGGCATGCAAATTATCGAGCTTGCCGAGCTTACCGATGGCTATTCTGGGGCGGACGTGGATACGCTTTGTCGCTATGCATCCATGGCTCCCCTTCGCTCATTGACTCCCGACCAAATGGAGGTCATAGAAACGCATCAG CTGCCTGCCGTAACCATGGCTGATTTCAAGCAGGCGTTACGGGTTATATCCAAAAGTGTTTCTGCGGAGGACTGCAAGCAATTTGAGGCCTGGAATGAAATCTACGGCGTCCGACATTAA
- the LOC122626712 gene encoding facilitated trehalose transporter Tret1: protein MSSTGGDKYQYLAAISVNIITISYGAFCGWPSSSFLELSSANSPLETGPLTPTDQGWVASSMCLGGLIGSFLFTWLADKIGRKWCLMWMALPNLVGWVIIPIASNPMHLIIARFIGGAAGGGCFTVIPIYIAELASDNIRGILGVFLVLTCNFGLLLAFILGYYFNYAQVSWIVSSLSFVFVGCFWFMPDTPQHLAKVNKIEEAEHALRYYRNIKSSPAKELSEELQLELQKLKTTEKTAADGEDDDGAATGVTWSDFAGGKTRKACLIGLGLISFNQLCGCFAMVNYTAVIFEQAGSSLPPTVAAIIVGAIQLLGTYASTVLVERLGRKILLLVSAVGIGLGQSAMGTYSYFQMLGYPVASFSWVPLAGFSFMLFLAAVGLLSLPFLVVSEILPQKVRSTALMILMSVLWLISTCTIKLMPVFTASLGMHGTVFMFASLSFLAAIFIAIFVPETKGKTVEAILASL from the exons ATGAGTTCCACTGGTGGTGACAAGTACCAGTACCTAGCTGCCATTAGTG TAAACATCATAACGATTTCGTATGGCGCCTTTTGCGGTTGGCCATCGTCCAGTTTCCTGGAGCTGTCATCCGCGAATAGTCCTTTGGAGACGGGTCCTTTGACTCCCACGGATCAGGGATGGGTGGCGTCGAGTATGTGCCTGGGAGGGCTGATAGgcagttttttgtttacctgGCTGGCGGACAAAATCGGCAGGAAATGGTGCCTCATGTGGATGGCGCTGCCCAATTTG GTGGGCTGGGTGATAATACCCATTGCGAGCAACccaatgcatttaattatcgCTCGATTTATTGGCGGTGCCGCTGGCGGTGGCTGCTTCACAGTGATTCCCATTTATATAGCTGAGCTGGCCTCCGACAA CATTCGCGGCATTTTGGGCGTCTTTTTGGTGCTGACGTGCAATTTCGGGCTCTTGCTGGCATTCATTCTCGGCTACTACTTCAACTATGCCCAAGTGTCCTGGATTGTGTCCTCGCTGTCCTTTGTGTTCGTCGGCTGCTTCTGGTTCATGCCGGACACGCCGCAGCACCTGGCCAAGGTTAACAAGATTGAGGAGGCGGAGCACGCGCTGCGGTACTACCGCAACATAAAATCGAGTCCGGCCAAGGAACTCagcgaggagctgcagctggaacTGCAGAAGCTGAAGACCACCGAGAAGACCGCTGCGGATGGCGAGGATGACGATGGCGCAGCTACCGGCGTGACGTGGTCCGACTTCG CTGGGGGCAAGACCCGCAAGGCATGCCTGATAGGACTCGGACTGATAAGCTTCAACCAGCTGTGCGGATGCTTCGCCATGGTGAACTATACGGCCGTGATTTTCGAGCAGGCGGGCTCCAGCCTTCCGCCCACGGTGGCCGCCATCATAGTGGGTGCCATCCAATTGCTGGGCACCTATGCATCCACCGTTTTGGTGGAGCGACTGGGCCGGaagatcctgctcctggtctCGGCAGTGGGCATCGGACTGGGCCAGAGTGCGATGGGCACGTATAGCTACTTCCAGATGCTCGGATACCCGGTGGCATCGTTCAGCTGGGTGCCCCTCGCCGGGTTCTCCTTCATGCTGTTCCTGGCTGCGGTCGGACTGCTTTCCCTGCCCTTCCTGGTGGTATCGGAGATCCTGCCGCAGAAGGTAAGGAGCACCGCCCTCATGATCCTAATGTCGGTGCTCTGGCTGATTTCCACCTGCACCATAAAG TTAATGCCGGTTTTCACCGCAAGCCTGGGAATGCATGGAACCGTCTTCATGTTCGCCAGCTTATCCTTCCTAGCAGCGATTTTCATCGCCATTTTCGTGCCCGAAACCAAGGGCAAGACAGTTGAAGCCATCTTGGCCAGTCTCTAG
- the LOC122626711 gene encoding facilitated trehalose transporter Tret1 encodes MLLNIFKSGIFQWQYRRQLLVSLSATLITFCHGIALGWLSPMLPKLLSPQETPLSFHIDVNEASWLGAVISIGGISGNFSYSYLMNRFGRKVSIYALAVPHTCIWFLFYFAQSIEWLYVARVCAGLTGGGMFVVLPIFIGEIADNSIRGRLCSFFTLTMNTGIMVGFVVSSHIAFHVIPCAVVGLPLLYVFLATRYPEPPQQLIRWKREAEAERSLRFYRRCDGPNVSKEAERAYQKELDEMRLAIQQQNKDSDDNGLSLSDFLTKRSLKALATGLVLMIANIFTGTFAFNNYMSNIFDAVHTQLDPNTNTIIIGAVQILGTLASIYLVDRYGRKILLILSCAGSGIGTSAFGLYAFYAEEEKVDLSAYSAWLPVTLMAFIIFIANVGVISVTMVVLVEILPQKIRAVATSFCLGCLSFFAFTSLKTFPLMMFHLGLAATMWFCGVVSVVCLFYVVVCLEETKGRSMYD; translated from the exons ATGCTGCTCAACATATTCAAATCGGGCATCTTCCAGTGGCAGTATCGCCGCCAACTGCTGGTCTCCTTGAGTG CCACCCTGATAACCTTCTGTCATGGCATCGCCCTGGGCTGGCTGTCGCCCATGCTGCCCAAGCTGCTCTCCCCGCAGGAGACGCCACTCTCCTTCCACATCGACGTGAACGAGGCCTCCTGGCTGGGAGCAGTCATTAGCATCGGTGGCATAAGTGGCAACTTTTCATACTCCTATCTGATGAACCGCTTTGGCCGCAAAGTTTCGATCTACGCCCTCGCAGTGCCGCACACG TGCATTTGGTTCCTGTTCTACTTCGCCCAGAGCATCGAGTGGCTCTATGTGGCTAGGGTGTGTGCCGGTCTAACGGGCGGCGGCATGTTCGTCGTTTTGCCCATCTTCATTGGCGAAATCGCCGACAACAG CATTCGCGGTCGCCTGTGCTCCTTTTTCACGCTCACCATGAACACGGGAATAATGGTGGGCTTCGTGGTGTCCTCGCACATCGCCTTCCACGTGATACCCTGTGCCGTTGTGGGGCTGCCCCTGCTGTACGTGTTCCTGGCCACCCGGTACCCGGAGCCACCGCAGCAGTTAATCCGATGGAAGCGCGAGGCGGAGGCCGAGAGGTCACTGAGGTTCTATCGCCGGTGCGACGGACCCAATGTCTCCAAGGAGGCGGAGCGGGCCTATCAGAAGGAGTTGGACGAGATGCGACTGGCCATCCAGCAGCAGAACAAGGACTCTGACGACAATGGTCTCTCCTTGTCCGATTTCC TCACCAAGCGCTCCTTGAAGGCCCTGGCCACGGGATTGGTTCTGATGATAGCCAACATCTTCACTGGCACCTTCGCCTTCAACAACTACATGTCCAACATCTTTGATGCCGTGCACACGCAGCTGGATCCCAATACGAACACCATTATTATTGGAGCGGTGCAGATCCTGGGCACTCTGGCCAGCATATACTTGGTGGATCGCTATGGGCGCAAGATCCTGCTGATATTGTCGTGTGCAGGCAGTGGCATTGGAACCTCCGCCTTTGGACTGTACGCCTTCTAtgcggaggaggagaaggtgGACCTATCGGCCTACTCCGCCTGGCTGCCCGTCACCCTGATGGCCTTCATCATCTTCATTGCCAACGTGGGCGTCATCTCGGTGAcgatggtggtgctggtggagaTCCTGCCGCAGAAGATCCGGGCGGTGGCCACCAGCTTCTGCCTGGGCTGCCTCAGTTTCTTCGCCTTCACCTCGCTGAAGACCTTCCCGCTGATGATGTTCCACCTGGGTCTGGCGGCCACCATGTGGTTCTGCGGCGTCGTCAGCGTCGTTTGCCTCTTCTATGTGGTGGTCTGCCTGGAGGAGACCAAAGGTCGTTCCATGTATGACTAA